A segment of the Fusobacterium ulcerans genome:
TAGATCTTGACGATCTTCAAAAGTAGAAATTATTCCATCAAATTTCTTTTCCATTAAACTCCATCTATCTGCTGGAAGTTTTGGGATCATTTCTCCTTTTCTTACAGATTTTAAAATAGTACCTGCAAATCTTCTGAATTCTCTAGCTCTTGGAGTAGATGCTAAAAAGCTTACTTCGTAAATACCAGATTCAGTAAAAAATCTCTTTTCCCTCATTTTAGTTACTCCACCTTCAAGGTTTGGGACTTTCTTCTTATAGCTGTATTCTTTTTCTAAAAGTTCAGGGTGTGTTTCAAATAACTCCTTAATTTTCCTTCCACTACTGTATCCTGTAACTTTTCTAAGTTGTTCTATATCCATCACAACTTCGTCAATATCTAAGAAAAAATCAACTTTTTCTTTTTTAAATTCTGTAGCTAACAATAACTCCATATTTCCTCCTCTCTTTTTTTATGAGACTTTACAGAGTAGTTCTCAAACTCCGAGATTGTATTTTGTTCAACGTTTTTTTGCTCATTTTTTTCTAAAAAATAAAGATACTTTTTTAATTTTCTAAAGAATTTTATCCAAATTCTTTAGTTTAACTAATTGTATCCAAGTTTTAAAAATGGTATAATTGTTATACGGAAAGTTAAATATTTACATATATAAAATTTTATTCTTAAAAAATCTTACGTTTGTATTATTTAAAAAAATAATAACACATATATTTTTTATTGTCAATATAATTTTATAAAACAAACGTAAGATTATTTACAAAACATTTACAATTGTATAATTAAATAGGGGGGATGTGTTGTGTATAATCTTGGACAAAAAATAATGTTATTAAGAAAAAAAGAAAATATGACTCAAGATGAATTGGCAGAAAAGTTAAATATATCTAAGCAAAGTATATTGAATTATGAAACTGAAAAAAGATTAATTCCAATAGATGTTCTTTCAAATATTGCAAAATTATTTAATTTTCCAATTGAAAATTTTTTTTCAAATACTTTTGATGATAATGAAATTTTAAAGAATTCTTCAAAAATAAAAAAAATCCCTATTATATCAAAAGTTAGTGCAGGAACAGGAGTTTTTGGTATAGAAGATGTTTTAGACTGGTTAGAAATGCCTACAAGTTTATGTAAAAATTGTGATTTTGCAACTTTTATTGATGGGGACTCGATGGAACCTAAAGTTTATGATAATGATTTAATTTTAGTACAAAAAACAACTTTTTTAGATAATGGAAGTATAGGAATATTTAAAATAGGAGAAGATGTTTTTTGTAAAAAGTTCTATCAAAACCCAATCACTAAAGCTATTGTTTTAAAATCTATTAATAAAAGTTATAATTCTATTTCCATTACTTCAGAAGATGAATTTTATATTTTAGGTAAAGTTGTTTGTAAAATAGATTATAATTTTTAGTGTTCTATTTCAACCAGTGCCCAAAAAGGCACTAGTTGAAATATCAACTTTTTTTATTTCTTGATTTCATTAGGTTTATTCAAAAAACAACTTTTTTTATCCTACTGTAATTATCTCTTAGTGTTCTATTTATGTATTTAACATTTTTTCCATATTTTATTCATTCTTTTCTTAAATTCTTTTTTATATCATTTTAACTCTCGTTAGAATTTTTTCTATTTCCATCTATCAAAAGCTTAACATAGTCCTTTTTCACTTTTGCACAGCGGCAGCTTGCACAGTGATTTTTTACAATATCTTATTTATAGCAACTTTTCTCCACTGTGCAGCACTTTTATAAAAATGCGGGATTTTTAATTTTTGCACAGTGTTTTTTTTCCAAAAATAAAAAAAGAATGTTTTCTGAAGCTCTATCGAACAGAGTTGCGAACATTCTCATTTTTTTTATTTTTTCTCATTTTCACTGTGCAAATTCTCATTTTTTTCTTAATTTTTCTCATCTTTTATCATTTTATTTCATCTATTTTTAAGTCTTAATTTTCTTATAACTCCCTATTTTTTCTAGCTTTTATAACCATTACACTTCAATTTTACCATTTATCATTTCACATATACCCCCACAACGGGATTCCATCTGTTACTGCTGAACTTGGAGCATCTGCTCCATCCAAGTCACTTCCATTAACTGAATTTTTTCTCTCTTTAAGAGACCATAACCATTTTATTTCTTTGTCGTATATTGCTTTTTTCTCTAAAGGCTCTGAATATCCCATCTCCCCTGTTAGAATCAATCCAATTGTAATTCCAATGGTTATATTCCTCCCTCTTTTTTTATTCCCACTTTTTACTGCTTTCATAATCTTTTCTATCATCTTTCCCTCCCCAAAATATTCATTCATAACTTTACTAAATATGCCTCTCAGTGTAGAAATATCCTTGATTTATATGTTTTAACTTTATAAACTTTAGAGCACTTTTCTAC
Coding sequences within it:
- a CDS encoding XRE family transcriptional regulator, which codes for MYNLGQKIMLLRKKENMTQDELAEKLNISKQSILNYETEKRLIPIDVLSNIAKLFNFPIENFFSNTFDDNEILKNSSKIKKIPIISKVSAGTGVFGIEDVLDWLEMPTSLCKNCDFATFIDGDSMEPKVYDNDLILVQKTTFLDNGSIGIFKIGEDVFCKKFYQNPITKAIVLKSINKSYNSISITSEDEFYILGKVVCKIDYNF